A window of Rhipicephalus microplus isolate Deutch F79 chromosome 8, USDA_Rmic, whole genome shotgun sequence genomic DNA:
ACTTGAGTGGAAGAAACGTCTATTCACGTTCTCTACGGACAGAACAGTCATGGCTACGGGCAAGAAAGCGGGATGAGATGGATGGGGAACACGCCACAGTGGTTTAGCAATtgcggtgcttggctgctgacccaaagttcGCAGCtttgttttcgatggaggcgatgtGGTAGAGACCCTtgtactgtacgatgtcagtgcacgttcaataacaccagatggttgaaattccTGAAGCCTTGCGCCACATTGTACTTCATCACATTATCATGATTTCCATCAGTGAAACCCACATATTTTTTGGGGGTGGTAAAAGAAACTGATTGTGACAACAAAAAACCGTAGAGGCGAAAGCTTTGTGATCCACGGCCTTCCGAATCTTTGCGCCATCAGAGCCATAtctgaccattttttttttgtgcatgtgtCAGAAATTGCATAAGTTGGAGGTAAAAAGAAAGGTGTAGACATAGCACAAACAATAAGGTGAAGCGAAAAACCTGATGACTGAAAAAAAGCGAAGCAAACTATAAACTTATCAAGTTTTAATGACTCGCTGGTTCAAGCACTAAAAGCAATACCTGCTTTTGGAAGACGAAAACAGTTGCTTCACGTAAAACCTACTATCACgaaatatttctgaaaaaataATTCTAAACGTTCGGCTGAATCGTTTAAACTAGTCATCTGAATAACTACAATGCCTTCAACGCATGGGGGCTAGTTTTAATTGAGGTAATTGATGTACAACGCAAATCGTGCATTAAAAAAATTTACTACCCAACAAAGCATTTCTACTAGAAACACCAATTTGACTGCCTTAAGAAAAACACATACTCACTTACACCAGACCAATATCTCATCCCACATCTTGGCGCCTAAACATAGGATGGATGACTCCACGTTCAACTCTAAGATTCGGACCTTGCATCATTTTTGACGTCTTGTAGTAGATGTCAATACGAGCGGACGCTCTGCCCCCGTAAAGAAATTGCAATAGAAGATCCGTTGGTAACACTTGCCGCTGGACGAGTTGTTTTATATTTCAAGATAAACTGGTGTGGGCAAATAAACACAAAGATGCAGAAAAAGATGGGACAGGAGCAGGTGCAAACTTTcaactgaatttttttatttgtcccCTCTCAATTATATGCTCACGAAAACACATTGTCACGTGGTTACATTGTCAAACTCAAACAGCTTGCAAGAAGCAGCGCAGAAAATGAGGCTCACTATCGAATAAGGATATCGACAAGTCGCTAATACAAGCATTGCCTTTTCAAGAAATAATaattgcttgatatgtggggtttaacgttccaaaaccaccatatgactatgagagacgccgtagtggagggctccggaaatttcgaccacctggggttctttaacgtgctcccaaatctgagcacacgggcctacaacatttggacctccatcggaaatgcagccgccgccgccgggatttgatcccgcgacctgcgggtcagcagccgagtaccttagccactagaccaccgcggcggggctttcaaGAAATATTAAAGACTTCCATCAGCGCGGGGGCTTTGGTATGGCGGCTCCGAACCAAGATCTTAATCTCTCAGAAAATCAGTGAGCACATGCATGCCTCGCAATGTGCAGGCAAATGCGAGTTGCCATTATGGCTAAGTGAGAGCTCATGTTTCCTGGCACGATCGCTCAAGCGACGCCTCGTATGACTAACGTCCGATTTCCCACAAGATGGCGGGATTTCACAGGCGACACGATTGCGAAAAGGAGCACGCTTTTGCGTATGTAAAATGTGTGACTGACGTCGTCTGTTCATGGCTCTTATCTTAATCGACCTTTTTGAGAAGGAATGCTTGACACCGAAATAAACGGGTCGGTTCACATATAATGTACTCTTAGAGAGTGCGATGTGTTTGATTGGGACACACTTACTTAATCGCTGTTGGAACAGTGGGCAGCTGTTAGAATAACATTTCGTGTTAGGATGCTTCCAGCACATCTGTATCGTTCTCCGTTTCTAAGCTTCCGTACTATAGTCACCTAGCTTGGAGAGGAGAAACAATAATATTTGTGTTTTAGTTCATTTTTAGCGTTCTCACTAAAATATAAAGGttcgcaaaaacaaaaaaagaagaattaCCGTGCAAAATAAGTTTTATACCTTCCGAATATTTATAAGACGTGGTTTccataaaaaaaacattaaagtATTTCTAGTCTAGTTCCATGAAAATTGTTGTCTATCTTCAACACAATATTTTGACATTAACATATTATTTCGCGAGGCCCTAAATGTGCATAAACTGCTAAGGTAAGCATCTGAAGAGAAGTCAggttgcaataattctaacgcgTTGTTCATAAACACATGGACTTTTTAAGAAGATTGTCTGTAGCTGATATGGACACCTGGAAAAAAACACGGCTTTTAAGGTAAATTTTTTAAAGTCATATGCGTCGAAATGCAAAACAGTATAAAAACACCTTCAACCTGCAGGCTGAACGAGCTTTTTATAGTGTTTTGTAGCTATTTAAATCTTCCGCAAGTTTTAAGTAGCTGGCCACCTGATAATTCCTCAGAATTTTAGACCTTCGGGGACACTTGAATGGCAAAGCCTGCTTGGTACAATCGGTACAATATGCATTGTACCGATTGTACGCTTTTCAATTGAAGATCAAATATTTTTAGTTACACTGACATGCTCAGTTGACTTCACTGCTTCCCTATTCTACCCAGGAGCATTTTCAGTTAACTTTTTCAGCACTACGCCTGTGAACTGCCCACACCGAGCCAAGCAACACCATCAAGCGATGACGCGGTGTTATCATTCATGTCACTTGACCTGATATCACACTCGCCACAGATTTCATCCACCCGCCACACCATGGTGATGGCAGACAACGAGCTCCTTATTCACGTGCGATAATCGGGTTTACTTAGAATTTTGTACCGCTTCTCCTTCCATGCTTCACTGAAGAAGTGGTGAAACGAGGCCCTTCAGCCCTTCATCTTCAGGTATGATATCCAGCAAATTTACTGGTAAGCCTAATTAGGTTGAACACCAGAAATTGAATATAGGAAATTATTGGAGGATGTGTAGGCACAATTTAAAGTATCGCAGCATCTCGTTGAAGCCTCGGGGTCACATTGATATCACAGCCGCTTGTGGATGTTGCTTTGAGACCGATGTAATAATGAACAAGGCTGTTCTTTTTTGATATAGTCGAGAAAATGAAACATGGAGCCATAAGGTCACAAATACATCATTAGTAAGTTATTAGTAACGGCATACAAATAGAACAGCGGTAATAAATTACGATGAAGCAGCGATGCACAAGCCAGTCGAGACTTATTCCTGCAGCCTCAGCCACAGGTGGCACGTCGCCAGCCTACCTGATGTATATACCAATAAGACGTAGGAGCACGCAAGTTGTCAAAGACAATTGCAACAACTAGCACTGCTTATCACTGCCGAAATTCTCCCTAGTCTACTACTGCGACACTGACGAATAGACTAAACTTAgctcacctgttttttttttatttttactgctATCACTGCAGGAGCTTTATGAAAACTACAATGACGCATTGCCTGAAGTGCATGGTTTATTTAGAAACCAAAAAAAAACCACAACATAAAGAAATGCGACTCGCTAGCGAGCTTCACATTCCAGTCACTTGACGTTGTCCATTCAATATAACATAAATATCAGCATGTAAACGCTTTACTTACCATCCTTGAACTCGGTGTTCTCCGTATCGTACTTCCGTTGATAATTCTTCCAACAGGAGCTGAAATTCCACAGTCTGAAATCATTTGCGTAAAATGCCATGCTTAGTGGGGCTGCTTCTATTATAACTTTGTTCTCTCTCAACGTTTTGAGTAACATTCACCGTTATTGTTGATCTGGTATCGTGCGACTTGTGCGAAAATTGAGTTGATGAATTCAACATGCAAAGATAAAAAAGTATGGTTTCCTGTTATGATTATTGTTCAGCATATACATTTTTATTTTGAACCCTAGGCGTCTGGAACAGCAGGTGGGCTTGAAAGAATGCCCACGCAGTAATAAGTTGAGTTTTTCATGCTGGAGTGAATAGGATAGGTGTGCTTGGTGTGGAACGTCAATCACTTGTAAACAAAAGCCATAGAACTTACAAAATTTCTTGACGTATATTCATTTGCACCGAATAAAAAATGCTGTAAAGTCTTTGCTCATGATTAAAAACACATGCATACAAATTACGCTTATTTTTCCTTGACTGTGCTGATAGCATAAGTTTGGATTAACAGGTCTCCTGCCACAAGTTGTCTTGatgatttgttttgttttcggACATCAGACTAGTTCTAACAAAATAAGCCGCACAGCAGTATTTCAGGCACCAATAATGCGTCCTGTAATAACAAGCAGCAGTTTGAAATATATAAGCTTTTAGCCTGAAATGATACTAAAAAGAATGGTGTTGGAAATGCCGTGCACAAAAATTTGATAGAGACATGACAGAATTTCATCAGGCTCTCCTtctcgagtgaaaaaaaaaacaagaatactGGACGGTAATTGTATTCCACAGGACAATTATAAAACAGACGTGAAGATATCTAACTGAAATAGCTTTCAGTAAAAAATAATGTATAAAGTAGTGTTTGATGAAACAGATCATAATGTTCAATGATAAGACATAAATCAGTTGTGCTAAGTTGGCCTAGCGATGTATTTTGGAATTATCTAAACCGTAGTCCAACAAGTAATCTTTTCTCCCCTCCTGACGGTGCACGTGAATATTAGGAGGGAGCTGGTAAACGCGATCAGTTGTATCTGACCTCCGAAATATTGCAACGATGTTAAAAAAGCTCAGTGGGAACTTTGCACTATTGTCCTAATCCTACAAACTTAAGTTACCTTCCAATTCAGCCACTGCCTGGACGGTGATAACTTTTCACAGATACTCCCTGCTTAAAGGGTGATAAAGCTACAAGCACCACTGCCCATTCGCTGGACGTGATGCTCAACGAGTGCTTTGTTTAGGGCGAGTCATATGTCTGTCATCCGCCAAGGTCCCACTAATATGTTCTATAAGAAAGCGCACGGAATGGCCGTGGATAAATTTTAAATATTCTCGCaagtaaaaaatgaaaacatttccACTTAAACACATCCCCTTAAGAGGCTCCAGGATTCGCAGTCTTCCCACTCGATCAAAGTATAAAACGCGAACTAAGGCGTGTGCATGAGGTACAAAGTTTAATGGGCATGCACTCTTGTTCCGCTGCATGAGCCACGATACCTTCCTAAAGCAAAATTTTGTTTTAGTTCTAGTTAGGTGAAAGGAGTTTATAATTATGGAGATACTTCAGGCGTAAACTGATCTTTTATCGTCTGTGCCATGGCACTTTGAGAGATTGTGCACGCCTGCAATATCCATAACACAGATTTCGATGAGTTCACCATTCTAAAAAACCTTCGCAACCTCAAGAGACTACGCAATAAAATTTTGCTTCTACTATTACGAAATGCGAGTGAACAGCTGTAAATAGTAAATACATTAGTACATTAGGTTCCAAAGAAAAAACTAAACTTAGTTTTTTTGCCGAACCTCTTGTGCTGAAGCTATTTCAAATAGACAGCCTAATCACGGTGCGTTGGCTACAAAAAGAATGGCTAGAAACACTCCCCACACTTTTTTCTAAATAGCATTTTAGCAATTATGTTTCGTCTTTGATTGACGATTGCACTGTATCCAATCTAATGGACGCTTAAGAAATTCCAATAGAAGAATTATTGAATTGTTACACCAATAATAAAAATGCAGAGGGAGACAAAAGGAGGAAAAAGGGAGGGAGGGTAACGAAGCTTTGACTCGGTTGGCTACCCCAATCTTGCAGTGTGGGAAAGGAGGAATAATATTATTTAAAGGAAAGGGGGCCACTTTTGAATCGTGGAGACAAGTGCGATTCTATTTTGACTGGCTCAAGGTAGTACTCCAAGAGGAGTGTGGTTGTGATACAGGCCAGCAACAGTTTGCAAAGCACAAAAGGAAGGCGAATCAGTTGGCGGAGTTCTTGTGGCAGAACGTCAGGTCAACATTTACTTCAAAACCACGACTGGCTGCAACAGGCAGTAGTGTCACTTACCTGGGTGACGTAAGGATCCCTGCAACTGTGGAGCAAGTCCTCAAAAAGGGTCCCAAATACAGTTTCCAACCCCGTTCAACGCGTCCTGAAATGTTGTCCCACGTGCATCGATTTGGCCAACGTGTACAAGAGCAGGACCAGCAGAGGGCCATCGGGGATGGAATAGACTGCCTGGTGAAAACCGTGAGTGATCAGCGGGTTCCTAGGCCTCCTCTAAAATTTGTCGTCAAGGCACTCAAAGAAAGGAACTTGATGGTTCTAACCTCAGACAAAGAGGGAGGATTCGTGGTTCTTCCTGAACGCATGTACGAGGACAAGGCACTAGATGCAGTGTGCAAAAACTTCAAGGAGGTGCATTTCTGTCCAAAGAAACGGAAAACCATGATACAAAAACTGTTGAAAGAAATGAACCTTGATGCGCTCTGCAGAGAAGTGGTAAAAACAAGCAATGTGACGCTACAGTCATTTTTCACTTGCAAGACGCACAAGTGTGACTACCCGCTTCGCCTCATTGTGTCCGAGAAGGGCAGCTGGCAAAGGGTAGTGTCACGGTACCTACAAAGCGTACTTGGCTCTCTTAACAGCGGTGACCCTTTCTTAGTGCGAAGTTCTTTGGAAATCGTTTCTACTTTGAAGGAAAGCTTACCAGTGGCGTCCATGGCTTTTTCAATTGATGTGGAAGAGCTTTTTTACTCAATTCCACATGGCGCGCTTTTTGATGCTGTCAGGAGTGCAATCGAAGAATTCGGTGAAATTAGTTTCCAAAACAAGCATGGTATCTTCGTGAATAACTTTTTGGGACTTTTAAAATTCTACCTAGAGTCCACTGCAATCGGCCACCAGGAGGGCACCTACGTCCAAAAAGCTGGAATTTGTATTGGATCTGCAGTCGCACCTGTTCTTAGTGACATTTTCTTGGCAGCCTTCGACCAACGCCTGAAGGATGATCTGTCCCATTTGGATGTCGTTCGCACCTTCAGGTATGTGGACGACTACCTTATCGTGCTTGGGAAGGTCCCATGTGAACGGGTACAAGGTGTTGTGAAAGGTGTCCTTGAGGTTTTCAACAGACACTCCAGTGGCCTGAAGTTCACGCACGAAATGCCGGTTGATAATGAGATCCAGTTTCTGGACCTACGGCTGAAGTTTGCCAAGGAGCACATCTGCTTCAAGTACAATCCGCGATCGAAGAAAGGCTTGTTGCCTTTTGATAGTGCGCACTCGAAGTTGATTAAGAGGGGCATTGTGTTGTCAGCTTGTGCGGAAGCCCTCGACAAGTCTTGCCCTCATCTGATCTCTGAAAGCTTCGAGGATCAGGTAGCTCGTCTGGGTGCGGCTGGGTACCCAGCACAGTTTTTAGCTAGCGCTTGTGAAAGCCTTCTTAAAAAATACAAGGGCGGGGGTCCAACTGTCGAAGGAAGGGAGAAGAGGCCtattcatgttatgccttacttacatagtgtttcccataatgtaaaaaaggtggctaagaggtacggtgttgatgtactgttttctgcgcctacaaagttacgtcagatctgctcgttaatgactaaacagaagaaggcaaaatgcacaaaaaagcatgcgaacgtgttcattaggtgtgtatttgcGGTTGTATATCTGATTCCTTTGTCGTGTGGgagggtgtacatagggcagacggggcgttgcctcaacgaacgcttgcgtgagcacagtctggccgtaaaaggaaaaaatggcggtcatttagatttccactgtaggacatgcggttgcaccccccgtttcgagagtgcgtcagtcatggctaaggcgcgtgaaaagaccgaaagagagataattgaagcgtactttatcaggcaatatgatgacaagtgcataagcatgccttccatttcactttcggacagggaaatggtcttTCTGCAaggtcatgtgtaatgttgtggctgacgccttgcattgtgttctcttccattcatctttctttgtgttgtttattagtgttcttgttttctttcccatgtgacgctacggaatgttttgttagattttatgttagtatagtttttgactctctcggcgtactgcttcttctggtttctcatttggggctgcttggagtgaatatgaaaatgttaatttattgttttatttggtgctaagcgctatttttagggttttaaaacgaaaatctctagaacatgttttcattttttcatgctttagttgatgcttggtgcaatgaataataaaagataaaagatgagcgcacaccttgggagtaagcagtttagatcgtggtgggtatcacttttgtattttgccatttttcacgtttgtcattgtggtgacagtcaattttgatttgatttggttggctttgtttgcggcgtctttggttttgtgcgcatcgtggaagcgcagcgtagcatgtatatattggcttcaaaaaacgacaataaacagttggtagtctgcactctttcctgtctctcttgtttttttcttcaagtttgtgcagcaattcaatttttcgaTTTTTAGAACTCCCACATCTCAATAAATCAAGGAAAGTATCTATACAGTTTG
This region includes:
- the LOC142768257 gene encoding uncharacterized protein LOC142768257 codes for the protein MLSHVHRFGQRVQEQDQQRAIGDGIDCLVKTVSDQRVPRPPLKFVVKALKERNLMVLTSDKEGGFVVLPERMYEDKALDAVCKNFKEVHFCPKKRKTMIQKLLKEMNLDALCREVVKTSNVTLQSFFTCKTHKCDYPLRLIVSEKGSWQRVVSRYLQSVLGSLNSGDPFLVRSSLEIVSTLKESLPVASMAFSIDVEELFYSIPHGALFDAVRSAIEEFGEISFQNKHGIFVNNFLGLLKFYLESTAIGHQEGTYVQKAGICIGSAVAPVLSDIFLAAFDQRLKDDLSHLDVVRTFRYVDDYLIVLGKVPCERVQGVVKGVLEVFNRHSSGLKFTHEMPVDNEIQFLDLRLKFAKEHICFKYNPRSKKGLLPFDSAHSKLIKRGIVLSACAEALDKSCPHLISESFEDQVHKVDYF